The Methanobacterium sp. BAmetb5 genome includes a region encoding these proteins:
- a CDS encoding carboxymuconolactone decarboxylase family protein, translating to MSKDRYQKGLENLKKMNPESYQDLEEVLNGIAPDMARYIAEFPYGDIYSRPGLDLKTRELVTVASLTTLGSATAELKTHVHGALNVGCTPQEIIEVIIQMAVYAGFPAAINGLMAAKEVLEERGEEFEK from the coding sequence ATGAGTAAAGACCGATACCAGAAAGGCTTAGAAAATCTGAAGAAGATGAATCCCGAATCTTACCAGGACCTAGAAGAAGTTTTAAATGGCATAGCTCCAGATATGGCCCGTTACATTGCAGAATTCCCCTACGGTGATATCTATTCCCGGCCAGGCCTGGATCTTAAGACCCGGGAACTGGTAACTGTGGCTTCCCTCACCACCCTGGGAAGTGCCACCGCAGAGCTTAAAACCCATGTGCACGGTGCTTTGAATGTGGGCTGCACCCCCCAGGAGATAATTGAAGTTATAATCCAAATGGCAGTTTATGCCGGTTTTCCTGCAGCAATTAATGGTTTAATGGCTGCCAAAGAGGTCCTGGAAGAAAGGGGTGAAGAATTCGAAAAATAA
- a CDS encoding TatD family hydrolase — MIDSHCHVDFKAYNKNRQEVISRAKEKLTAIVNSGASLGGNRRTLQLATEHKKFIYPTLGFHPDNAARADFSAVKQALAEIESNIDQAVALGETGLDFNDLDNQEDKDKQVKLFETFLKMAVEYQLPLVIHARDAEEKSLEMVKKYPSLPPVIFHCYGGDLQTAQKIVEEGYFISISTIVCFSEHHQELAAKLPLSHLLTETDSPYLSPFKGQRNEPAFVEETVKTIAQVKSIPVEKVARVTENNARDIFGL; from the coding sequence ATGATCGACAGTCACTGTCATGTTGATTTTAAAGCTTACAATAAAAACCGCCAGGAAGTTATCAGCAGGGCTAAGGAGAAACTCACGGCCATTGTAAACTCCGGAGCCTCTCTGGGAGGGAACCGCCGAACCCTGCAACTGGCTACAGAACATAAAAAATTCATATATCCTACCCTGGGGTTTCACCCGGATAATGCCGCCCGTGCTGACTTTTCAGCAGTTAAACAGGCTTTGGCAGAAATTGAATCCAACATAGATCAGGCTGTAGCCCTGGGAGAAACTGGACTGGACTTTAATGACCTGGATAACCAGGAAGATAAGGATAAACAGGTAAAACTCTTTGAAACCTTCCTGAAAATGGCAGTAGAATACCAGTTACCCCTGGTTATCCACGCCAGAGATGCCGAGGAAAAATCCCTGGAAATGGTCAAAAAATATCCTTCCCTACCCCCGGTAATATTCCACTGTTACGGTGGGGATCTGCAAACTGCCCAGAAAATAGTGGAGGAGGGATACTTCATCTCTATTTCCACCATAGTGTGCTTTTCTGAACATCACCAGGAACTGGCGGCTAAACTACCTTTATCTCATCTACTCACTGAAACAGACAGCCCCTATCTCTCACCATTCAAAGGACAGAGAAACGAACCGGCTTTTGTCGAGGAAACAGTGAAAACCATAGCCCAGGTTAAATCCATTCCTGTAGAAAAAGTAGCCAGGGTAACAGAAAACAATGCCCGGGATATATTTGGACTGTAA
- the uppS gene encoding polyprenyl diphosphate synthase, with protein sequence MSALAPLYRLYEWYISRNLRPENMPKHVAIIMDGNRRFSKIQGNINTIEGHKRGVSTLERVLDWCVDLGIEIVTAYAFSTENFNRSPEEVHGLMQLFKENFQGIASNPKIHNNQVRVKAVGKLELLPDDVREAIRVAEESTAHYNKRQVNIAIGYDGRAEIIDAIKKIVNEVEEGKLKQEDINEELVNKNLYTAGLEDPNLIIRTSGEERLSGFLLWQSSYSELYFCDSLWPELRKVDFLRAVRSYQQRDRRYGT encoded by the coding sequence ATGTCAGCATTAGCACCACTTTACAGGTTGTATGAATGGTATATTTCACGAAATCTCCGTCCGGAGAATATGCCAAAACATGTAGCAATTATCATGGATGGAAACCGCCGTTTTTCCAAAATCCAGGGTAATATTAATACTATTGAAGGACACAAGAGGGGAGTAAGTACCTTAGAACGGGTACTGGACTGGTGTGTTGATCTGGGTATTGAAATTGTAACGGCCTATGCCTTCTCCACCGAAAACTTCAACCGGTCTCCCGAAGAGGTGCATGGGTTAATGCAGCTCTTTAAGGAGAATTTCCAGGGAATAGCCAGCAACCCCAAGATACATAACAACCAGGTCCGGGTTAAAGCCGTGGGTAAATTGGAACTTTTACCGGATGATGTCCGGGAAGCCATCCGCGTTGCAGAAGAGTCCACAGCCCACTACAACAAAAGGCAGGTAAATATAGCCATTGGTTATGATGGACGTGCCGAAATCATTGATGCCATAAAGAAGATAGTTAATGAAGTGGAAGAGGGAAAATTAAAACAGGAAGATATTAATGAGGAATTGGTTAATAAAAACCTCTACACTGCTGGTCTGGAGGATCCCAACCTGATCATACGAACCAGTGGTGAAGAAAGACTCAGCGGATTTTTATTATGGCAATCTTCCTATTCGGAACTATATTTCTGCGATAGTTTATGGCCAGAACTCAGGAAAGTCGACTTTTTAAGGGCAGTAAGATCTTACCAACAGAGAGACCGGCGTTACGGAACCTGA
- the mtxX gene encoding methanogenesis marker protein Mmp4/MtxX: MKIAAGVGENQAIVQASRQVDFEVVLTESEEELLGMLLNGEVAAAIRGSLSASHFMARLRELYPEVYRASLLDIQGHLFLLAPVGIDEGDTLKQKRKIIEYGDKFLRQMGLNPKIAILSGGRPQDIGRSSRIDETIQEAEELTRITRDKYAVKHYFILIEDAIADGANMILAPDGICGNLIFRSLVLLGSIQSQGAVTLGIDEIFIDTSRSQNEEGYLRALKLAEKLAKQH; this comes from the coding sequence ATGAAAATCGCAGCAGGTGTGGGTGAAAACCAGGCCATAGTCCAGGCCTCCCGCCAGGTTGATTTTGAAGTAGTTTTAACTGAATCTGAAGAGGAACTCTTGGGCATGCTATTAAACGGGGAGGTTGCAGCTGCAATCAGAGGGTCATTGAGTGCCTCTCATTTCATGGCCCGGCTGCGGGAACTGTATCCTGAAGTTTACCGGGCATCACTTCTGGATATACAGGGACACCTGTTTCTTCTGGCTCCAGTGGGGATTGATGAAGGTGACACCCTAAAACAAAAGAGGAAAATCATTGAGTACGGTGACAAATTCCTTCGCCAGATGGGTTTAAATCCTAAAATAGCTATCTTGTCCGGGGGAAGGCCCCAGGATATAGGTAGAAGCTCCCGGATAGACGAGACCATACAGGAAGCAGAAGAGTTAACCCGGATCACAAGGGATAAATATGCGGTTAAACACTACTTTATATTGATAGAAGATGCCATTGCTGATGGAGCCAACATGATACTGGCACCAGATGGTATCTGTGGGAATCTGATTTTCCGTAGCCTTGTTTTGCTGGGTTCGATTCAAAGCCAGGGGGCAGTAACCCTGGGTATTGATGAAATCTTCATTGATACTTCCCGATCCCAAAATGAAGAGGGATACCTGCGGGCTTTGAAACTGGCGGAAAAACTGGCCAAACAACATTAG
- the hemL gene encoding glutamate-1-semialdehyde 2,1-aminomutase, whose product MKSEDLFKDAKNYLPGGVDSPVRAIKPYPFFALKGKGPRLFDVDGNSYLDYCLAYGPLVLGHSYAPVMEAVGQQLLRGSAYGVPTEAEVNLAQEVVKRVPCAEMVRFVNSGTEATMSAIRLARAVTGKKKIIKFEGAYHGAHDYVLVKSGSGAAGLPDSPGVPEETTRNTVLVPFNDEEAITNLVEQEKDEIAAIILEPVMGNVGCIPPQKGFLEFLRKITTENDIILIFDEVITGFRIAPGGAQEYFGVTPDLVTMGKILGGGFPMGAFAGKKELMERIAPQGDVYQAGTFNGNPISITAGIETLKNLDKAYYRESESKGLQMRRGLADILEDAALDYQVAGLSSMFQIYFTPTKVWDYAQAKTADVEKFNTYFRTLLANEVFIPPSQFECCFISAAHTPDDIQLTLEAMEKGIKAAEK is encoded by the coding sequence ATGAAATCTGAAGATCTATTTAAAGATGCTAAGAATTATCTTCCCGGAGGGGTTGACTCACCGGTAAGGGCCATTAAACCCTATCCTTTCTTTGCCCTTAAGGGAAAAGGGCCCCGCCTGTTCGACGTGGATGGAAATAGTTACCTGGACTACTGCCTGGCCTACGGGCCACTGGTATTGGGCCACTCCTATGCACCGGTGATGGAAGCAGTGGGCCAGCAACTTCTACGGGGCTCGGCCTATGGTGTTCCCACAGAAGCAGAAGTGAACCTGGCCCAGGAAGTGGTAAAAAGGGTTCCCTGTGCGGAAATGGTCCGTTTTGTAAACTCGGGAACGGAAGCCACCATGAGCGCCATACGCCTGGCCAGGGCAGTCACCGGGAAAAAGAAAATAATTAAATTCGAAGGAGCCTACCACGGCGCCCATGACTATGTCCTGGTTAAATCAGGCTCCGGAGCCGCAGGATTACCTGACTCTCCCGGGGTCCCGGAAGAAACAACCAGAAACACAGTACTGGTACCATTCAATGATGAAGAAGCCATCACCAACCTGGTGGAACAGGAAAAGGATGAAATTGCGGCCATCATCCTGGAACCAGTAATGGGTAACGTGGGTTGTATACCTCCACAGAAAGGTTTTCTGGAATTTTTACGAAAAATAACCACTGAAAATGACATAATATTAATCTTTGATGAGGTTATCACTGGATTTAGAATAGCCCCAGGAGGTGCCCAGGAATACTTTGGTGTAACCCCGGATCTGGTAACCATGGGAAAAATTCTGGGAGGCGGATTCCCTATGGGTGCATTTGCAGGTAAAAAAGAATTAATGGAACGCATTGCCCCACAGGGAGATGTTTATCAGGCAGGAACCTTCAACGGAAACCCCATATCAATCACGGCAGGTATAGAAACACTTAAAAATCTGGACAAAGCCTACTACCGTGAATCAGAATCTAAGGGACTTCAAATGCGCCGGGGTCTGGCAGATATCCTGGAAGATGCTGCCCTGGATTATCAGGTAGCGGGACTATCCTCCATGTTCCAGATCTACTTCACCCCCACCAAGGTGTGGGACTATGCCCAGGCTAAGACCGCGGATGTGGAAAAATTCAACACCTACTTCCGGACATTACTGGCCAATGAGGTATTCATTCCCCCATCACAGTTTGAATGCTGCTTCATATCTGCAGCACACACCCCAGATGATATCCAGTTAACACTGGAGGCCATGGAAAAGGGAATTAAAGCTGCGGAAAAATAA
- a CDS encoding cobalt-precorrin-8 methylmutase, which yields MKPTFMGASTKQGYEIAAKSREIVRSLIDEKTKGMTSEERSIVERIVHSTADPEYADITRMSSDFVQQSLESVSQGKDILTDISMVKAGINKYPGNIYCYINDERAVKLAREQEITRAAAAMELAAVEGFEGVVVIGNAPTALWKVMEQVEAGSMNVKSVIGVPVGFVGAAESKKALAETSIPYLVTEGPKGGTPVAVAAINSLINISRNER from the coding sequence ATGAAACCAACATTTATGGGCGCATCTACCAAACAGGGATACGAGATTGCTGCTAAAAGTAGAGAGATTGTAAGGTCTCTTATTGATGAAAAAACCAAGGGTATGACGTCGGAGGAACGATCTATAGTGGAGAGGATAGTTCACTCTACAGCGGACCCTGAATATGCAGATATAACTCGGATGAGTTCTGATTTTGTTCAGCAGAGTCTGGAATCAGTTTCCCAGGGGAAGGATATTCTGACGGATATAAGTATGGTGAAGGCCGGTATAAACAAGTATCCTGGAAACATCTACTGTTATATCAATGATGAACGAGCGGTCAAGCTTGCCAGGGAACAGGAAATCACCCGGGCGGCAGCAGCCATGGAATTAGCGGCAGTCGAAGGTTTTGAGGGGGTGGTGGTTATTGGAAACGCGCCAACTGCACTGTGGAAGGTAATGGAACAGGTTGAGGCAGGTTCAATGAATGTTAAGTCTGTTATTGGTGTTCCGGTAGGATTTGTGGGTGCGGCAGAATCCAAAAAAGCCCTGGCAGAGACTTCAATCCCCTACCTGGTCACTGAAGGCCCTAAAGGTGGCACTCCAGTGGCTGTAGCTGCAATTAACTCTTTAATTAATATTTCAAGAAATGAAAGGTGA
- a CDS encoding DUF5654 family protein has translation MKEQAQEVKGQVLQTIATLLTTAFGLIAALAWNEAIKALIAQFLPKGSDLMGLLIYAVLITIIAVVATIIIGRAISQPEEVQLVKIVDE, from the coding sequence ATGAAAGAACAGGCACAGGAAGTTAAAGGACAGGTACTTCAGACCATAGCCACACTACTCACCACTGCGTTTGGATTAATCGCAGCACTGGCATGGAACGAAGCAATAAAGGCATTAATAGCACAATTTCTTCCAAAAGGAAGCGACTTGATGGGCTTACTCATCTATGCAGTTTTAATTACCATCATAGCAGTGGTGGCAACTATAATAATCGGCAGAGCCATATCCCAGCCAGAAGAGGTCCAACTGGTTAAAATTGTGGATGAGTAA
- a CDS encoding RDD family protein, giving the protein MEEFWGGRLAALIVDAIFITLLMWVLTAIIYPLIAWTNLYSVFNYWLILWGLLTVLYFMIMEGKWSTTLGKGLFKLKVQYKEGDMDYKKALLRNISKFLLIPLVIDLAVGSYQSKDGKERYLDQLAGTRVIKVE; this is encoded by the coding sequence ATGGAGGAATTTTGGGGTGGAAGACTGGCTGCTTTGATAGTTGATGCGATTTTCATCACGCTACTTATGTGGGTTCTGACGGCTATTATTTACCCGTTAATCGCATGGACCAATCTATACTCGGTTTTTAATTATTGGCTTATATTATGGGGATTGCTGACAGTCCTGTACTTCATGATAATGGAAGGGAAGTGGTCCACAACCCTGGGTAAAGGTCTGTTCAAGCTAAAAGTCCAGTACAAGGAGGGGGATATGGATTATAAAAAGGCACTCCTGAGGAATATCTCTAAATTCCTGTTGATACCCCTGGTGATTGACCTGGCCGTAGGATCTTACCAGAGTAAAGATGGGAAAGAGAGATACCTGGATCAACTCGCAGGGACCCGGGTAATTAAAGTAGAATAA
- the hypE gene encoding hydrogenase expression/formation protein HypE: MKIGMSHGAGGEIMQGLISDIILGNIKNKSVNGGVGLEALDDGATIPLGEHEIVISTDSHTIDPLFFPGGDIGRISMAGTVNDVAMMGARPLAIANAMVISEGFNVDDLERIVQSMDEVCQETGVAIVTGDTKVMENDKLDKMIISTTGIGIAPKNAITPDSGLKVGDKVILTGSVGDHGISLMSYREGFGFETDLKSDVAPVWGMVEAALDIGGVHAMKDPTRGGIANALNEMAEKSGVGMFLDEEKIPVKREVIAASEMLGIDPYEVANEGKVIMGVAPEKAHEILEAIRKNKYGKDAQIIGEVTPDKHVILETMMGGKRILEAPIADPVPRVC, translated from the coding sequence ATGAAAATCGGAATGTCACATGGGGCTGGCGGAGAGATAATGCAGGGCCTCATTTCAGATATAATTCTGGGAAACATAAAAAACAAGAGTGTCAATGGTGGAGTAGGCCTGGAAGCCCTGGATGATGGAGCTACCATTCCCCTGGGTGAACATGAAATCGTGATAAGCACCGACAGCCATACCATCGATCCATTATTCTTCCCGGGAGGAGATATTGGCCGGATATCCATGGCCGGCACAGTTAATGACGTGGCCATGATGGGTGCTCGTCCCCTGGCCATAGCCAACGCCATGGTAATCAGTGAAGGATTTAACGTGGACGACCTGGAACGCATTGTCCAGTCCATGGATGAAGTATGCCAAGAAACAGGTGTGGCCATTGTGACCGGGGATACCAAGGTAATGGAGAATGACAAACTGGATAAAATGATCATCTCCACCACCGGGATTGGTATTGCCCCTAAAAATGCCATCACCCCCGACTCTGGACTAAAAGTAGGGGATAAGGTGATCCTCACCGGAAGTGTGGGAGACCATGGAATATCCCTCATGAGCTACCGGGAAGGATTCGGCTTTGAAACTGACCTTAAATCTGATGTGGCCCCAGTATGGGGTATGGTGGAGGCTGCCCTGGATATTGGAGGAGTTCACGCCATGAAGGACCCTACCAGGGGTGGAATAGCTAACGCTCTCAATGAAATGGCTGAAAAATCGGGTGTGGGTATGTTTCTGGATGAAGAAAAGATACCAGTTAAACGGGAGGTTATTGCTGCCTCCGAGATGCTGGGAATTGACCCCTACGAAGTGGCCAACGAAGGTAAGGTCATAATGGGGGTGGCCCCGGAGAAGGCCCATGAAATCCTGGAAGCTATCCGTAAAAACAAGTACGGTAAAGATGCCCAGATAATTGGTGAGGTAACCCCGGATAAACACGTGATTCTGGAAACTATGATGGGCGGTAAACGGATACTGGAAGCACCCATAGCCGATCCGGTTCCCCGGGTTTGTTAA